A stretch of the uncultured Desulfobacter sp. genome encodes the following:
- a CDS encoding ATP-grasp domain-containing protein — protein MKILVLNCYSRNALSVISSIDNSYEIYGGFSFVGSLKKRLCQCFKSDRVKELIYITPPSVDIEQFKNDIIHAVNKLQIDIIIPTGTSFTDSLSFFKEKIMMKTRSKILVEDYQKLEMLTDKWKFAQLCQEMDIPIPKTVVLKRVSNLNQERIEARIDYPYIVKPRKLQAAEGVFLFHSESDFDENYSRLLKDYAGVENGSFLIQEMIMGSLHDVTSCAKSGRALSILSQQRMATWYDFGGGGIINKTTYETKIIEFVKKILKKMEWNGIAEFDFIKNANGEFFALECNPKFWGTTQLTIDAGANMPQQLIDFWVHGKDVQPITSYKVGLLYKWLFPYCFLHCLHKPLTIDRFFKRIKKIFKDYGCENKSSNIQIQYMKHILGSIISNTPL, from the coding sequence ATGAAAATTTTAGTACTTAATTGTTATAGCCGAAATGCGTTATCAGTCATTTCTTCAATTGATAATTCTTATGAAATCTATGGCGGTTTTTCGTTTGTAGGGAGTTTGAAGAAAAGACTTTGCCAGTGTTTTAAATCTGATCGTGTAAAAGAGTTGATTTATATTACCCCACCATCTGTCGACATTGAGCAGTTTAAGAATGACATCATTCATGCGGTAAACAAATTACAGATTGATATTATTATTCCAACCGGGACATCGTTTACTGATAGCCTCTCTTTTTTTAAAGAGAAGATCATGATGAAAACAAGATCTAAAATATTGGTAGAAGATTATCAAAAGTTAGAGATGCTGACAGATAAGTGGAAGTTTGCGCAATTATGCCAGGAAATGGATATCCCAATTCCCAAAACTGTTGTATTAAAAAGGGTTTCTAATCTTAATCAAGAAAGAATTGAGGCAAGAATTGATTATCCTTATATCGTTAAACCTCGTAAACTTCAGGCCGCTGAGGGTGTATTTCTTTTTCATTCTGAAAGTGATTTCGATGAAAATTATTCTCGCTTACTAAAAGATTATGCTGGGGTTGAGAATGGTTCATTTTTAATTCAGGAGATGATAATGGGTAGTTTGCATGATGTAACTAGTTGTGCGAAATCGGGTCGGGCATTATCAATATTAAGTCAACAAAGAATGGCGACGTGGTATGACTTTGGAGGCGGTGGAATTATAAACAAAACCACCTATGAAACTAAAATAATAGAGTTTGTGAAAAAGATTCTGAAGAAAATGGAATGGAATGGAATTGCTGAGTTTGATTTCATTAAAAACGCGAATGGAGAATTTTTTGCTCTTGAATGCAATCCTAAATTTTGGGGAACAACTCAATTGACTATTGATGCTGGTGCAAATATGCCGCAGCAATTAATAGATTTCTGGGTTCATGGGAAAGATGTTCAACCTATCACATCCTATAAAGTTGGCTTGCTGTATAAATGGCTGTTTCCATATTGTTTTTTACATTGTCTCCATAAACCCTTAACGATAGACCGATTCTTTAAAAGAATTAAAAAAATTTTCAAAGATTACG
- a CDS encoding enolase C-terminal domain-like protein: protein MELFFSVFYKSIPLTIPYNLSFGPIDTFDTFYLVARAQDNRSLVGISEITPLPGYSHETFDSVKIILLQIVDKIQMGQSLVDVLASYVHTAPFAVSGVITAFELVKKHNKLVSQALEEPVELAALCDASTPLLIKKRAEELMREGFRTLKMKVGKYEISDELERIRAVSSILPNDAIVRLDANQAYGFEQAMKLCEGLEDIEHIELLEQPFKPDFWSETEALANKTSVPIMLDESIWGHNDLKKAANSGVKYVKFKLCKHLGIEGSLNLIKDARSHGLGIVYGNGVQSALGNHYEALIHSQTNIETASESNGFLKIQAKMFSDFLKMDRGFLFDNGFDCNEYFTKYWQCIIPEVPLLIDKIETLVTDIQHYEVLNG from the coding sequence GTGGAACTTTTTTTTTCGGTGTTTTATAAATCAATTCCTCTGACCATCCCATATAATCTTTCGTTTGGTCCAATTGATACATTTGACACCTTTTATCTTGTGGCAAGAGCACAAGACAATAGGTCTTTAGTTGGGATTTCGGAAATTACTCCTTTACCGGGATACAGTCATGAAACTTTTGATAGTGTAAAGATAATTTTATTACAAATCGTTGACAAAATACAAATGGGGCAGTCTTTGGTGGATGTCCTTGCTTCTTATGTCCATACCGCACCTTTTGCAGTCAGTGGTGTTATCACAGCATTTGAGTTGGTGAAAAAGCACAATAAATTAGTTTCTCAAGCGCTGGAAGAGCCTGTTGAGTTGGCAGCATTATGCGATGCCTCTACTCCACTCCTTATCAAAAAAAGAGCAGAGGAGTTGATGCGTGAGGGATTTCGCACTTTAAAAATGAAGGTTGGAAAATATGAAATTTCCGATGAGCTTGAACGCATTCGTGCCGTGTCATCAATTCTTCCTAATGACGCCATTGTTCGGCTGGATGCAAATCAGGCGTATGGATTCGAGCAGGCTATGAAATTATGTGAAGGGCTCGAGGATATTGAGCATATAGAACTCTTGGAACAACCTTTCAAGCCGGATTTTTGGTCGGAGACAGAAGCGCTTGCAAATAAGACCTCTGTGCCCATTATGCTGGATGAATCCATTTGGGGGCACAATGATTTAAAAAAGGCCGCAAATTCAGGTGTCAAATATGTAAAGTTTAAGCTTTGTAAGCATTTGGGCATAGAAGGATCATTAAATCTTATTAAGGATGCCAGGTCCCATGGTTTAGGAATTGTTTATGGGAATGGGGTGCAAAGCGCTCTGGGAAATCATTACGAGGCGTTGATTCATTCACAAACAAATATTGAGACCGCTTCAGAAAGTAATGGTTTCTTAAAAATTCAAGCAAAAATGTTTAGTGATTTTTTAAAAATGGACCGAGGTTTTCTATTTGATAATGGGTTTGATTGCAATGAGTATTTTACAAAGTATTGGCAGTGCATCATACCTGAGGTGCCATTGTTGATAGACAAAATAGAGACTTTGGTCACAGATATTCAACATTATGAGGTATTGAATGGTTAA
- a CDS encoding NAD(P)H-dependent oxidoreductase, with product MVKIVGFSASLRNARSFNGGKKLINDIIDLKSKEDLLFYLEQQGNLHLEHFYKAGREKGVAFDQIFLELKKSKGLNGLSNSEVCLAAALWGASTVGAKIDLLPLVHFFPESGGINYEQILREAVINADGIVIASPVYFGDRSSLSQRLIDFLKLDPELRKSMSGKIYGGVTVGAKRNGGQETALIYQMHDMMDIGALGVGNDYLTTSQYGGTGHAGDVGTMPKDGYGLNSCIGTGRRVARVSAMKEHSRGYELGSPLKIGVWILQDQSHKLQEYLTPLCDKLSDQANFKFVNLTNKNILPCMACDICPCRIGKDQEYRCIRGKNDDMHTFHEQFLDCDVIIPAMLSPINRQGLLSTYQQFLERTRYIRRGDYVLSDRLIAPLVISEIGSCENLNIRMITSLIRHHTVMHKPIIGWYQDDILLNKTDLIAGLESTIEKGTAQTVGRLSCVANDQSLVVYKPVGYVLSACKDEADDSMKKRRKAITARLEYRRNEFEKRINCRY from the coding sequence ATGGTTAAAATCGTTGGTTTTTCAGCAAGCTTGAGAAATGCAAGATCTTTTAACGGTGGAAAAAAATTAATAAACGATATTATCGACTTAAAATCAAAAGAAGACCTTCTCTTCTACCTTGAGCAGCAAGGGAATTTACATCTTGAACATTTTTATAAAGCAGGCCGAGAGAAAGGGGTCGCATTTGATCAGATTTTTCTGGAATTAAAAAAATCAAAAGGGCTTAATGGGCTTTCAAACAGTGAGGTTTGCCTTGCCGCGGCTCTATGGGGGGCATCTACAGTTGGAGCTAAAATTGATCTTTTGCCCCTTGTGCATTTTTTCCCTGAGTCTGGAGGCATTAATTATGAACAGATATTGCGGGAGGCTGTTATTAATGCTGACGGTATTGTTATTGCTTCCCCAGTGTACTTTGGTGACAGAAGCTCTTTAAGTCAGCGATTGATTGATTTCTTAAAGCTTGATCCGGAACTAAGAAAGAGCATGTCCGGAAAAATATATGGCGGCGTTACGGTTGGTGCAAAACGAAATGGAGGGCAGGAAACAGCACTGATTTATCAAATGCATGATATGATGGACATAGGTGCATTAGGCGTTGGGAATGATTATTTAACGACGTCGCAATATGGTGGAACCGGTCATGCCGGTGATGTCGGGACCATGCCAAAGGATGGATATGGTCTTAATTCGTGTATAGGAACTGGACGACGTGTGGCAAGAGTCTCTGCAATGAAGGAGCATAGCAGGGGTTATGAACTTGGTTCGCCGCTAAAGATTGGGGTATGGATTCTTCAGGATCAATCACATAAATTACAAGAGTATTTAACACCTCTTTGTGATAAACTGAGCGATCAAGCAAATTTTAAATTTGTGAATTTGACCAATAAAAATATTTTACCATGTATGGCATGCGATATTTGTCCTTGCCGTATTGGAAAAGATCAGGAATATCGTTGCATCAGAGGAAAAAATGATGATATGCATACGTTTCATGAACAGTTCCTCGATTGTGATGTGATTATCCCGGCAATGCTGTCCCCGATCAATCGACAGGGCCTGTTGTCTACATATCAACAATTTCTTGAAAGAACCAGATACATCCGACGAGGTGATTATGTGCTGTCTGATAGATTGATCGCTCCGTTGGTGATTAGTGAAATAGGAAGTTGCGAGAATTTAAACATAAGAATGATAACATCATTGATTAGACATCATACTGTTATGCATAAGCCGATTATTGGGTGGTACCAAGATGATATTTTGCTCAACAAAACGGATCTCATTGCTGGCTTAGAAAGTACTATTGAAAAGGGAACTGCCCAAACAGTAGGACGATTGTCCTGTGTCGCAAATGATCAAAGCCTTGTTGTTTATAAGCCCGTTGGGTATGTACTATCAGCTTGCAAAGATGAAGCAGACGATTCAATGAAAAAAAGAAGAAAAGCCATCACTGCTAGGTTGGAATATCGGAGAAATGAATTTGAAAAGCGTATAAATTGTAGATATTAA
- a CDS encoding lysylphosphatidylglycerol synthase transmembrane domain-containing protein has product MKKFDRFLIFIAKLIIGVGFIFAMIHKGAFNVALLFKAVLTSPLLFLAGGSVVFLMIFLGNLRWFLVMRMTGNKLSYLNTFLIGLIGVFFATFTPGGITSDIMRSYYSSQQERFSMPSLAAIIIDRGGALVGQILTSVFCGILIYNRIINSFLKYPFFFVVILFAVVGLVIFLFYCEWLPKWFYRIKKANLFLMIIKNSPNAFFLSIGISVLNSVLLGVGLLIFFLTMEGSPSVDFTYFFFAGPFIAISLTLPITPAGIGVGQIAGILFFNNISNQAISCGAEVISLVQLAWLIVGLVGAVVFILYRKQGSINGIKASRTDPLSCESNRK; this is encoded by the coding sequence GTGAAAAAATTTGATCGATTTCTGATTTTTATTGCAAAGCTTATAATCGGAGTTGGTTTTATATTTGCTATGATCCATAAAGGTGCTTTTAATGTTGCTTTGCTTTTTAAAGCCGTTTTAACCTCTCCGCTTCTTTTTTTAGCGGGAGGTAGCGTTGTTTTCTTAATGATTTTTTTGGGTAATTTAAGATGGTTTCTTGTCATGCGTATGACTGGAAATAAGCTCTCTTATTTAAATACATTCCTAATAGGGTTGATCGGTGTGTTCTTTGCAACGTTTACTCCGGGGGGGATCACATCCGACATCATGCGGTCTTATTACAGCAGTCAGCAAGAACGGTTTTCCATGCCCTCTCTGGCCGCAATCATAATTGACCGAGGCGGTGCATTAGTCGGGCAGATTTTAACGTCTGTTTTTTGTGGTATTCTTATTTATAATCGTATTATAAATTCTTTTTTAAAATATCCGTTTTTTTTTGTTGTAATTTTGTTTGCTGTAGTTGGTTTGGTCATCTTTCTTTTTTATTGTGAATGGTTGCCTAAGTGGTTTTATAGGATTAAAAAAGCAAATCTTTTTCTTATGATAATTAAAAATTCTCCCAATGCTTTTTTTTTATCAATCGGTATCAGTGTTTTAAACTCCGTGTTGTTAGGCGTGGGGTTACTGATTTTCTTTCTCACCATGGAAGGTAGTCCTAGTGTAGATTTCACATACTTTTTTTTTGCCGGCCCATTCATTGCTATCTCTCTTACTTTACCGATCACCCCAGCTGGTATCGGTGTCGGGCAGATTGCAGGGATTTTATTTTTTAATAACATCAGCAATCAGGCTATCAGTTGCGGTGCTGAGGTTATTTCACTTGTTCAGTTGGCTTGGTTGATTGTTGGTCTGGTGGGGGCGGTTGTTTTTATTTTGTATCGGAAACAAGGGAGCATCAATGGAATTAAGGCGAGTCGCACTGATCCACTATCCTGTGAATCGAATCGCAAATGA
- a CDS encoding glycosyltransferase family 2 protein produces MYKKKSIAVVVPAHNEEKQIGMVIETMPEFVDHIVIIDDESPDRTSEVTKEYQTKYPKVVLIEHEVNQGVGGAIASGYKWARDNDIDVAVVMAGDGQMNPDDLPNIIEPIINGEVDYTKGNRLFTGEAFKKIPKVRYFGNSALSLLTKIASGYWHVADSQTGYTAVNKKVLKTIDWDRMYKRYGQPNDLLVRLNLYNFRVRDVPVEPVYNNGEQSGINIKKAIFSIGWLIVKLFFWRIKEKYIIRDFHPLVFFYLLGFFMGCINIFFFFRLFYRWSVEGAVPEITFLIWMFSFSIGLISVFFAMWFDMEYNKHLK; encoded by the coding sequence ATGTATAAAAAAAAGAGTATAGCGGTTGTTGTTCCTGCCCACAATGAGGAAAAACAGATTGGTATGGTAATTGAAACTATGCCGGAGTTTGTTGATCATATTGTCATTATTGATGATGAAAGTCCTGATCGCACATCAGAGGTTACCAAAGAATATCAAACAAAATATCCAAAAGTAGTCTTAATTGAGCATGAAGTCAATCAAGGTGTTGGTGGGGCTATTGCATCAGGATATAAATGGGCTAGAGATAACGATATTGATGTTGCAGTTGTTATGGCTGGGGATGGACAAATGAATCCGGATGATTTGCCTAACATAATTGAGCCGATTATAAATGGTGAGGTTGATTATACAAAAGGCAATAGGTTGTTTACGGGAGAAGCCTTCAAAAAAATCCCAAAGGTTCGTTATTTTGGAAATTCTGCTTTGTCATTGTTAACAAAAATAGCCTCTGGGTATTGGCATGTTGCAGACTCTCAAACCGGCTATACGGCTGTTAATAAAAAAGTTTTAAAAACAATAGATTGGGATAGGATGTATAAGAGATATGGTCAACCTAATGATCTTCTTGTTCGTCTTAATTTATACAATTTTAGAGTTCGGGATGTCCCTGTTGAGCCGGTTTATAATAATGGCGAACAATCTGGAATTAATATTAAAAAAGCCATTTTCTCAATCGGTTGGCTGATTGTTAAGCTGTTTTTCTGGCGAATAAAAGAAAAATATATTATCCGTGATTTTCATCCCTTGGTATTCTTTTACCTTCTCGGTTTTTTTATGGGGTGTATAAATATTTTTTTCTTTTTTAGATTGTTTTATCGATGGAGCGTGGAAGGCGCTGTTCCTGAAATAACGTTTCTTATTTGGATGTTTTCCTTTTCTATTGGTCTTATATCTGTTTTTTTTGCTATGTGGTTTGATATGGAATATAATAAACACCTTAAATAA
- a CDS encoding radical SAM protein gives MELRRVALIHYPVNRIANEPGNKTVMKHFGHMPNIQLLYVAAIFEQLSVEVEFIDMVGMDITENLLQEKLLSFDPDLICLSIFTSHFHNAVSYVRFFKAFLPQVKIMIGGVHTSIYPLETMEHVREIDYSCVGEAEMVLPEFVRRIRNHIEFYGLLGLIWRKNDRIEYAGPAPLNNDIDSCPFPARHLIPNSVYFNFISSYRNYTVFNSSRGCPYRCIFCEAGGTKWRARSPENIVAEFKECYEKHGIREIDIFDSSFTISKRRVLKLCELLQKSGLNHKISWNVRSRVNTIDEEVLKALKIGGCYRIFYGIESGDTEILKSLRKEISLDRVREIILQTKENGISSFGYFLIGSPGETKESAMKTIEFAKSLPLDFAIFNCLTAFPQTELYEKYYKPYVKNDFWADYIMQPKPVETFMGRPWTHIPDEELRKIAHKAMLEFYFRPVQIFRTIRSIRSPNQFFRYVIAAVDMSLDYIRTHVQKIG, from the coding sequence ATGGAATTAAGGCGAGTCGCACTGATCCACTATCCTGTGAATCGAATCGCAAATGAGCCTGGCAATAAAACGGTAATGAAGCATTTTGGGCACATGCCGAATATCCAATTGCTATATGTTGCGGCCATTTTTGAACAATTGAGTGTTGAGGTTGAATTCATTGATATGGTTGGGATGGATATTACTGAAAATTTACTTCAGGAAAAATTGCTATCCTTTGATCCTGATTTGATATGCTTGTCAATCTTTACTTCCCACTTTCATAATGCAGTATCATACGTACGATTTTTTAAGGCTTTTTTGCCACAAGTTAAGATAATGATCGGTGGAGTTCATACTTCTATTTACCCTTTGGAAACAATGGAGCATGTTAGGGAGATAGACTATTCTTGTGTTGGCGAAGCAGAAATGGTATTGCCGGAATTTGTAAGACGAATACGCAATCACATAGAATTTTACGGGCTTCTGGGTCTGATTTGGCGTAAAAATGATCGCATAGAGTATGCTGGCCCTGCCCCACTTAATAACGATATTGACTCCTGTCCTTTTCCGGCTCGACATTTGATTCCGAATTCGGTTTACTTCAATTTTATCAGCAGTTATAGAAATTATACTGTGTTTAACTCCAGCCGTGGGTGCCCCTATCGATGCATTTTCTGCGAAGCTGGCGGCACTAAATGGCGCGCTCGCAGCCCTGAAAACATTGTTGCTGAGTTTAAAGAATGCTATGAGAAGCATGGCATTCGGGAAATTGATATTTTTGATTCAAGTTTTACGATCAGTAAACGGAGAGTGCTTAAACTCTGTGAATTGTTGCAAAAAAGTGGTCTTAATCATAAAATTTCATGGAATGTCAGAAGCAGGGTAAATACGATTGATGAAGAAGTTTTAAAAGCATTGAAAATTGGTGGCTGTTATCGTATTTTTTATGGGATAGAATCTGGGGATACTGAAATTTTAAAATCGCTTAGGAAGGAAATCAGCCTTGATCGTGTCCGGGAAATAATTTTGCAGACCAAGGAAAATGGAATTTCCTCATTTGGATATTTTTTAATTGGCTCCCCAGGTGAAACAAAAGAATCTGCTATGAAAACAATTGAGTTTGCCAAATCATTACCGCTCGATTTTGCAATATTCAACTGCCTTACAGCATTCCCTCAAACAGAGTTATATGAAAAATACTACAAACCCTATGTCAAGAATGATTTTTGGGCAGATTATATTATGCAGCCCAAACCCGTTGAGACGTTTATGGGACGCCCCTGGACTCATATTCCTGATGAAGAATTAAGGAAAATAGCTCATAAAGCAATGTTGGAGTTTTATTTTAGACCAGTGCAGATTTTTCGAACGATTCGTTCAATTAGATCCCCTAACCAGTTTTTCAGATATGTTATTGCTGCCGTTGATATGTCTTTGGATTACATTAGAACGCATGTACAAAAAATAGGGTAA
- a CDS encoding radical SAM protein encodes MKILLISPFMSYKDRWGQYYEGAGDTFPQGIGIIAGYLEQNGFEVDVLEPDVMGMDKATFCSFVERGGYSLVGMSVFTPNVTFAYETADLIKSISRRIYVVAGGAHPTLFPKETLKECPSIDFSITNEGEVPMLRLVQNLDLEHPDFETIPNLYYRVSAQIVSSKHKMHHWVNLDQLPIFPYHKFDMEKYVPAPSLRTVLPTFNYMAQRGCPFSCSFCDTRTHGKKVRYRSVDRVIDDLKYLKCTYGVKGIIFEGSNFTVSKKWITELCDRMINEKINLLWYCMGRVDIDQELLPVMKKAGLWAMSFGIETGNNKTLKMMDKKISLSQVKLTIKELNRLKVRSIGSFILGYPGENKQDVLNTINYACSLGLDVAVFFNPVPYPGTLLYEHAQNDGGLIEDPPNWEAYKAWLDHNNPIYINPLLGDLQVKLYNYAFKKFYTRPSYIFRQLLSIKTLDDFKRLIQGFKSVNGLIVKGINSLKNDD; translated from the coding sequence ATGAAAATTCTTCTAATTTCACCTTTTATGTCTTACAAGGATCGATGGGGGCAATATTACGAAGGGGCTGGAGACACTTTTCCTCAAGGGATTGGTATTATCGCCGGGTACTTGGAACAAAATGGTTTTGAAGTTGATGTTTTGGAACCGGATGTCATGGGAATGGATAAGGCGACCTTTTGTTCATTTGTTGAACGAGGGGGGTACTCATTGGTCGGGATGTCTGTGTTTACACCTAATGTTACCTTTGCCTATGAGACAGCGGATTTAATAAAAAGTATTTCAAGACGTATTTATGTTGTCGCCGGGGGCGCACATCCGACTCTTTTTCCAAAAGAAACTTTGAAAGAGTGCCCCTCAATTGATTTTAGCATTACTAATGAAGGTGAAGTTCCAATGTTGAGGCTTGTTCAGAATCTTGACCTTGAACATCCGGATTTTGAGACGATCCCAAACCTTTACTATCGTGTTTCGGCCCAAATCGTATCATCCAAACATAAAATGCACCATTGGGTTAATTTAGATCAATTACCAATTTTTCCGTATCATAAGTTTGATATGGAGAAGTATGTCCCCGCGCCTTCCCTACGAACGGTTCTACCTACCTTTAACTACATGGCCCAGAGAGGGTGTCCTTTTTCATGTTCATTTTGTGATACAAGAACCCATGGAAAGAAAGTTCGCTATAGAAGCGTTGACAGGGTGATCGATGATTTAAAATATCTCAAATGTACTTATGGTGTTAAAGGTATTATTTTTGAAGGTAGCAATTTTACCGTTAGCAAAAAATGGATCACTGAATTATGTGATCGCATGATAAATGAAAAAATTAATTTACTTTGGTATTGTATGGGGCGGGTGGATATAGATCAAGAATTGCTCCCTGTTATGAAAAAAGCCGGGCTTTGGGCAATGAGTTTCGGTATTGAAACCGGGAACAACAAAACACTAAAGATGATGGATAAAAAGATATCACTTTCCCAGGTGAAATTAACGATAAAAGAACTAAATAGACTTAAAGTTAGATCCATTGGGTCTTTCATTCTTGGGTATCCCGGCGAAAATAAACAGGATGTGTTAAACACTATAAATTATGCCTGTAGTCTCGGACTTGATGTCGCAGTATTTTTTAATCCGGTTCCTTATCCTGGAACCTTATTATATGAACATGCTCAAAATGACGGTGGTTTAATAGAGGACCCTCCGAACTGGGAGGCGTACAAAGCTTGGTTGGACCATAACAATCCCATTTACATAAACCCTTTACTTGGAGATCTGCAGGTTAAATTATATAATTATGCTTTCAAAAAATTCTATACTCGACCATCATATATTTTTCGTCAGTTGTTAAGCATAAAAACATTGGATGACTTTAAAAGGCTTATTCAGGGATTTAAAAGTGTTAATGGGCTAATTGTTAAGGGGATAAATTCATTAAAGAATGATGACTAA